One segment of Ricinus communis isolate WT05 ecotype wild-type chromosome 8, ASM1957865v1, whole genome shotgun sequence DNA contains the following:
- the LOC8269745 gene encoding 2-isopropylmalate synthase 2, chloroplastic: MASISATTAPKFSISQITSKPSPPRISHSLLHFTPTRCRFFSNSKFSVSFPSNSRFKSSTAISCSSSAAPLSRRPEYIPSHIPDPSYVRIFDTTLRDGEQSPGATLTSKEKLDIARQLSKLGVDIIEAGFPAASKDDFEAVKTIAKEVGNAVDEDGYVPVICGLSRCNEKDIRTAWEAVKYAKRPRIHTFIATSAIHMEYKLRKSKEEVVEIARSMVKFARSLGCDDVEFSPEDAGRSDREFLYHILGEVIKAGATTLNIPDTVGITLPSEFGQLIADIKANTPGIDKVIISTHCQNDLGLSTANTLAGAYAGARQVEVTINGIGERAGNASLEEVVMAIKCRGEHILGGLYTGINPRQITMASKMVEEYTGLHLQPHKAIVGANAFAHESGIHQDGMLKHKGTYEIISPEDIGLERSNDAGIVLGKLSGRHALKDRLKELGYELNDEQLGTIFWRFKAVAETKKRVTDADLIALVSDEVFQPEIVWKLGDLQVTCGTLGLSTATVKLINADGEEHIACSVGSGPVDAGYKAVDLIVKEPVELLEYSMNAVTEGIDAIATTRVLIRREDNHTSTHALTGEPFQRTFSGSGAGMDIVVSSVKAYVGALNKMLALKQQFLTKRVSSTDRTPVSA; this comes from the exons ATGGCGTCTATCTCTGCAACAACAGCACCAAAATTCTCCATCTCTCAGATCACTTCCAAACCCTCACCGCCGCGGATCTCCCATTCTCTTCTTCACTTCACTCCAACACGATGCCGTTTCTTCTCAAACTCTAAGTTTTCTGTTTCCTTTCCCTCCAATTCCCGATTCAAATCCTCCACCGCCATTTCCTGCTCCTCCTCCGCCGCCCCTCTCAGCCGTCGCCCCGAATACATCCCCAGCCACATTCCGGACCCGTCCTACGTCCGGATCTTCGACACGACTCTCCGCGACGGCGAACAGTCCCCTGGCGCAACGCTAACCTCGAAAGAGAAACTCGACATAGCTCGCCAATTGTCGAAACTCGGGGTGGACATTATCGAAGCCGGCTTTCCGGCGGCTTCTAAAGATGATTTTGAGGCAGTGAAAACGATTGCGAAAGAAGTGGGAAATGCGGTTGATGAGGATGGTTATGTGCCGGTGATATGTGGATTGTCGAGGTGTAATGAGAAAGATATCAGAACTGCTTGGGAGGCGGTTAAGTATGCAAAAAGGCCCCGAATTCATACCTTTATAGCCACCAGTGCGATACACATGGAGTATAAGTTGAGGAAGAGTAAAGAGGAAGTCGTTGAGATCGCTAGAAGTATGGTTAAGTTTGCTAGAAGCTTGGGGTGTGATGATGTTGAGTTTAGCCCTGAAGATGCTGGAAG ATCTGACAGAGAGTTCTTGTATCATATCTTGGGTGAAGTTATCAAGGCTGGTGCAACAACTCTGAACATACCTGACACTGTTGGTATAACTTTACCTAGTGAATTTGGACAGTTGATAGCTGACATAAAAGCCAATACACCTGGAATTGATAAGGTCATTATCTCAACACATTGCCAAAATGATCTTGGACTTTCTACTGCCAACACTTTAGCG GGGGCATATGCAGGTGCAAGACAAGTGGAAGTAACAATTAATGGCATTGGTGAAAGGGCTGGAAATGCTTCATTAGAGGAG GTTGTAATGGCCATAAAATGTCGTGGAGAGCATATTCTAGGAGGTCTTTATACTGGAATCAATCCTAGACAGATCACTATGGCAAGCAAGATG GTAGAAGAGTACACTGGATTGCATTTACAGCCACACAAGGCTATTGTTGGAGCTAATGCTTTTGCTCATGAAAGCGGTATACATCAG GATGGAATGCTAAAACACAAAGGCACATATGAGATAATTTCTCCTGAAGATATTGGGCTTGAGCGATCCAATGACGCTGGGATCGTCCTTGGAAAACTTAG TGGCCGTCATGCATTAAAGGATCGACTAAAAGAG CTTGGCTATGAGTTGAATGATGAGCAACTTGGCACGATCTTTTGGCGTTTCAAGGCAGTAGCTGAAACCAAAAAG AGAGTTACTGATGCTGACCTGATAGCATTGGTGTCAGATGAAGTTTTCCAGCCAGAAATTGTTTGGAAGCTTGGTGATTTGCAG GTCACATGTGGAACACTTGGTCTATCCACTGCAACAGTTAAGCTCATTAATGCTGATGGTGAAGAGCACATAGCATGTTCGGTTGGTTCTGGGCCTGTAGATGCAGGATACAAGGCTGTTGATCTCATTGTGAAG GAACCAGTTGAACTTCTGGAATACTCCATGAACGCTGTTACAGAAGGCATTGATGCAATAGCCACCACCCGCGTTCTAATTCGTAGGGAGGACAATCACACATCTACGCATGCTTTAACAGGCGAACCATTCCAACGGACATTTAG TGGATCTGGTGCTGGAATGGATATTGTGGTTTCTAGCGTGAAGGCGTATGTTGGAGCACTAAATAAGATGTTAGCCTTAAAGCAGCAATTTCTGACGAAAAGGGTTTCTTCTACAGATAGGACCCCTGTATCCGCATGA